One Vitis vinifera cultivar Pinot Noir 40024 chromosome 15, ASM3070453v1 genomic window, GGAAACTTCACGATCTAGAAACCAAAGAACAATTTGAGAGTAGGGATGTAATATTTCATGaaacaatttttcctttttgtcaaaGCAGCAAGGGAGATAAGGAACAAAAATTCCAGAACAATGGGAACATAGAATCTTACATTGAAGATGATGATGTCATAGTAAAGAAAACATGTGAAAGAGAGAGTGAGAAAAATATTGAAAGGgagaaaggggaagaaaatATGGAGACAGGAGAGGATCAAAGCCAGGGGGAGATGCTTGGTAGGGGACATAGACAACACAAAGAACCGAGACATCTCCAAGATTATATATGTTATTCGGCTAGAAGCTTAAGTACACTTTGTTCCAAGGCAAGCTCAATCCAAAAGGTACCCTCAGGTAAGCCTTATCCTATTGCGAATTATGTGACTTATACAAAATTTTCTGTTGGCCATCGAGCTTTTCTTGCAGcaataaatattgaaaaggaACCAAGAACTTACAAAGAAGCGGTTATAGACAACAGATGGAGAGAAGCCATGGCAAAGGAAATTGAAGCATTAGAGACTAATCAGACGTGGAAAGTAGTTGACCTACCGCCAgaaaagaaagcaataggatgcaagtggatatacaaaataaaatacaacGCGGATGGATCAATCGAGCGGTACAAAGCGAGGTTAGTGGCGCAGGGATTTACACAGATTGAAGGAATAGACTATCAAGAGACGTTTTCTCCAGTGGCAAAAATGACAAGTGTAAGGTGCTTTCTAGCTGTAGCAGTGGCAAAAAGATGGGAATTACACCAAATGGACGTAAACAACGCATTTCTACACGGAGACCTTGAAGAAGAAGTATATATGAAGCTGTCAGAAGGGTTCAAGGCCACTGGAAAGAACAAAGTTTGCAAGTTACAAAAATCGTTGTATGGATTGAAACAGGCATCGAGACAATGGTTTGCGAAACTCACGACAGCTTTGAAAGAATATGGTTTTCAACAATCATTGGCTGATTATTCACTCTTTACTTATCGACGTGGAAACATAGTGATGAACCTATtggtatatgtggatgatttaaTATTGGCTGGGAATGACAACAAAGTATGCGAAGCTTTCAAAAACTTTCTTGATAGAAAATCTGGAATCAAGAATCTGGGACAATTGAAATACATTCTTGGAATCGAGGTGGCAAGAGGCAAGGATGGATTATTTTTATCACAACGAAAATATTCTTTAAACATTATAAAGGAATGTGGGCTGTTAGGAGCGAGACCAGTGGAATTTCCAATGGAAGAAAACCACAAACTAGCACTTGCTAATGGGAGATTGCTAAATGACCCAGGAATGTACAGGCGACTCGTGGGACGATTGATATACTTGACTGTAACAAGGCCAGACCTGACGTATGTTGTTCATGTTTTGTCACAATTCATGCAAAGCCCACGGGAAGAACACCTAGATGCAACTTATAGAGTTGTTCGATATCTGAAGAAAGGACCAGGTCAAGGAATAGTTTTGAAAGTAGATAATGATCTTCAGCTTTATTGTTATTCAGATTCGGACTGGGCAAGTTGTCCATTAACAAGACGATCAATTAGCGGATGTTGCGTTAAACTTGGGACATCACCAATTTCGTGGAGGTGCAAAAAGCAAGGAACTATATCAAGATCTTCAGTAGAAGCAGAGTACTGTTCCATGGCAATGGCAGCAAGCGAGTTAACATGGCTAAAATCACTTCTTGCATCATTGGGAGTGCTTCATGATAAGCCAATGAAATTATACTGTGATAATAAGGCTGCTTTACACATTGCAGCAAATCCCGTATTCCATGAGAGGACCAAACACATCGAAATAGATTGTCATTTTGTTTGAGAGAAAGTGCAATCCGGTGAGATAGTGACAACATATCTTCCTTCAAAGCTGCAAGTAGCAGACATGTTCACCAAAGCCCTTGGAAGACAACAATTCCTTTTCTTATCAAGCAAGTTGGGCATTCGAGATCTtcatgcaccaacttgagggggagtaacAGAAAAGATAATGCTTAGCCACTAAGTGATAATGCCCATCTGTTAAGTGATAATGTCTATCTATTGTAAGTTATAATGTTTATCCTTTTAGTTAAACTAGGAATAGGAatgtttatctttttagttaaacttggaGTAGGACTCTTTATGTAAATATCCACCTCTCTTCCTATATAAGTTGTACGTGTTTCACATTCAGATAATAAGAAATTTTCAGCCTTTATTCCACAACTTctgtcattttaaaaattatattctaaaaatatatcatttaaaaaaaataattttaacatatttttagttattttttacctatataattttaaatatatatatttttcaagatgtttgatttttaaataataataataataatttatttttatttttttggaaaatggtgtatttttttctaaatcactaaattaaattaaaatttatcgaggtttacaaaatgaataaaatttaaataaatgattttattttttttaatagtcaataaagatcatttttgaaaagataaaaaattcatatcatttttctcaattttcacattttctctaGGTCTTGAGATTAAACGGTGAACTTATATGAactaaatcttaatttttgagcTCAATTAgatccaaaacacaattatccATTTCTTTTAATAGGTTGTTacattctatttattttttattaacaaattaaatttaaaatgataaaatataataaatagttaataataaaaaattaaataaatatataatggataaaaatattatctcataaataatatacttgatgattttaaatattaattataataaaaaatttgatagttAAAggtttaaattcaaaaattatattttattatttaaaggtttatgatataatttttttttatattaatggtaaataaaagatttatttatttttataaatcttattgcacatagaaataaaaatatcttgATAATACTATTTtactatttatattatttttatttatttatttatttttcaaaatcacaataaatgtttatggttttttttcttatgatttttgaCGATGATTATAACTTTTTTGCTttattaaaatctttaattattttattaacatcaaatagaaaaaatatatatatttgtcataaaatattgtattcaagattttatattaatttctcgtaattattattttattttatttttttacatttgttAAAAAATGCATACAtgctttaaaaaaacatatacattctttaaaaaatatgtacattCTTAAAGGCTGACGAAGATCCCATTCGGGTTTGTTATAGACTAGGTATTCATTTGTGGAATCTTGGAAATGGGTTATTCACATGTGAAACCTCAAAAATGGGTTTGGAACCTTCCTCCATCTCAATAGTTGATTTCTAAGTTTAGGTatatctttaagaaaaatatgtatatttaaaagaaaaatacgtataattttaagaaaaatacgtataattttaagaaaaatacatacattCTTAATAATCTTTCAAAAGGAGTAAGTGGAGGTTAGAATTTTGGTCACCAAGGTTAAGAAAGGGCTCCAATCCAGTTCCAAAGGTAACCCAAATGAATATTTACACCCGAATATGGCTTAATGGGGTCTCAATTAGctttaaaaaatgtatgtattttttaataaaatgtatGTGAATTTTCAAATCGCATTTTGGGGGTGGGGAAAGGGCTTAGATCCATTCCCACAAAATAAGACCTAATGAGGCCCCAATTGGCCCACAAAAAAGTTGTacataattttatgaaaaatgtatgtatttttcttaagaatatgTGTGAGGTTCCAAATCGTAGTTTGAAGTAGGGGAAGGGCGCAAAACCATTCCCAAGGTTCCTCAAATGAATATTTAAGACAAAATAGAGTCTAATAGGGTTTAGATTGgcttccaaaaaaatatatgtacttttgtgaagaatgtacgTATTTCTCTTAAGAACatacctattttttaaaaaatgtacgTAGAGttccaaatcaaattttatagGTTGGTGAATGCTTCAAATTCATCCCCAAGGTTCCCAAAATGAATATTAGACCCAAATAGGGCCTAATAGGGTTTCAATtggcataaaaaaaatgtacatatttttaTGAAGAATGCATGTATTTTCATGAGaatgtacctattttttttaaaaaaatgtacgTGACGTTCCAAATCAAATCTTAGGGTAGGGGAAGGCCTCAAATTAATTCCCAAGGTTCCCAAAATGAATATTTAGACCCAAAAAGGCCCTAAGTGGGCCCCgattaacattttaaaaaatatatgtatttttataaagaatgtGCATATTTATGTGAagaatgtacatatttttcCTAAGGATGTATGTGGGGTTCCAAATCCTATTTCAGGGTGGGGAAATGTCTTAAATCCATTCCCAAGGTTCcctaaatgaaaatttaagataTAATAAGGTCTAATTGGGTCCTTAATTGGTTGTTCATTTAtggaattttgggaatggaTTTAAGACCATTCCTTACTTCCATAGTTGATTTCTAAGCTCACGcttattattaagaaaaatatatttattttttaaatgtccAATGATACCTTATTTGACCTTATTAAGATCTAAGTATTCACGTGTGGAACCTCAAAAATGGGTATGAGGCCTTCTCCCATGGCAATAGTTAATTTCTAAGTCTATGtatatccttaagaaaaatatgtacattattgaaaaaaaaaatacatacattCTTCAAAATCTTTCTTAAGGAAGTAAGTAGGAGTTAGAATTTTGGTCATCAGGGTGAGGAAAGGGCTTCAATCCAATCCCAGGGTTCCCCAAACGAATATTTATACTCAAATAGGGCCTAATGGGTCCTGATTAGCTTAGcctctaaaaaaatatacatgttTTTATGAAGAATGTATGAATTTATTTCTTAAGGATGTATGTGGGGATTTCAAATCCCATTTCAAGGTGGGAGGATACCTTAAATCCATTCCCAAAGTTAtctaaataaatatttagaCCTAAAGAGGTAGTAGTGGGGGTCTTGATTTGCCtccaaaaaaatgtaaatattttttttgtgaataatGTGTGTATTTTTTTCAAGGATATGTGTGGAGTTTCAAATCACATTTTGGGAAGACTTCTTACAAGTTATTTTTGTTAAGTTGTGAAATGAGGTTTATGTTAGCATGTTctaacctcctatgccacaaccaactttgatcatgtaTGCTAGAAAAGCATTTGTCATGACTATCATATTTTTGAATACCAATTGTATAAACATTATCATTTCTATGACtcatgaaaatagttttatcatCTTGAACATCTTTAATGATGCAataaagtgcttcaaaaattattttaaaacctttgtcacataGTTGACTAAtgctaaaaaaattatgttttaaaccatcaatTGGCAACACATTTTTAGTAaggaaaaatgttttattaactTATTACCAACATTttcttgtataattatttttcctttttcattgtCACCAAAAGTCACATAACCACCCTttctttttataagaaaatgagaaCTTAGTTTCATTTCCGATCATATGTCTTGAAAATctactatccaagaaccacttattcctttttttagccatttaagaaaaattcaagTAGATTTAGATACCCATATATTTTTAGGTCCTAGGGGTTAGtgcattttgatttttcaacttaaatcttgtttgtttttaaagtaatagccttttgagaaccatttctaaGTGAGCAAGTGCTATTAATATGTGCttctcttttataaaaattgcaAGTGGTGGAAACACTTGCACCAAAagattattttacaaaataattttgaaatacttttgattCTTAAAAAACTCGTATTCCAATCATTTTTGTCAAACATACATTTTTAACTAGCAAGTATCATATCAAAAGATTTTTTACcataagagaaaattaaaagtGAGGAGGTTAActattcattcttttatttcaaaatttcattctttttttctaaagaagatttatcattttcaatatttaaaaagttttctTGCAACtcttcaagttctttttcaagtttcAAGTTGTGATTAAACTTGATGAGTTTTTGTATGTGGTCATTGGAACCCTTAAATCCAGGTATAGAAACCTGAAGGGTTGCATTAGAAgccttaaaatgattgaaactctcatttgaaaatgaggttgaggagagtggatataggcaaaaattgtttataaaatacCGTTTGCATCTCttaattcttgcttatttaCATTTATTGAGTTATTCTTTgcttaattaaattagttttcgacaaagttttaaaaattcaacACACTTCCCCTCGCTTGGGTGTTTTGTTTAAGTTAATTAGTCTTGTTTTACAAATGCTAAGGCTCTATTTGATTCAAATTCTCAAAccaaaaaccctttttttttttttaaactcatcaaaagtttttatacctagttgactaattttattcgaagttttgaaaattcaatttcccCCTGTTTTGTTTAAGTCAATTAGTCTTGTCTAAGGTTGTATTTGATTCGAATTCGAATTCTcaaaccaaaaactttttttaaaactcatcaAAAGTTTCTAGACCtatttgactaattttattcaaagttttgaaaattcaatCACTTGCACCTGCACCTCTTAGGTGTTTTGTTTAAGTCAATTAGCCTTGTTTCACAAATGTTAAGGCTGTATTTGATTCGAATTCTcaaaccaaaaactattttttaaactcATCAAAAGTTTTTATACTTAGTTGACTAATATTATCCAAAAAAActtgtataatttaaaaatattggctttctttcaaactatttttggaaaatagttttctaatttttaaaataaaaaatagaaaaatatgtttgacaacaaaaaaatagaaaactattttttgttcttaaaaataaaaaatatagtattttcatataacatcttttagttatttttactttattaaattattctataaatatagagaattgatgaaaaataaaacatcacaTATACAATTTATctttaaaacttattaaaaacataaaaaataaattaaaaatattttaaatttataaatagacttttattttacaaaacatcacaaaaactatttttaataattatttatgaaaacaTTTTCCGAACAGAACAAT contains:
- the LOC104881887 gene encoding retrovirus-related Pol polyprotein from transposon RE1, whose product is MWEDLKERYAVGNAPRVHQLRSEIVNLKQEGMTVAAYYAKIKGMWDELNQYIEIPECTCGAAQAIVKSREDEKAHQFLMGLDDTTFGTVRSSILALDPLPTLGKIYAMVTQEERHRSMARGAYRAEITVFAAKTEKLGGQTNKSGSCTHCGKTGHDVADCFQLKGYPDWWPTRQMGRGRGRGCGRNSYAGRGATSGRVHYANAVAEADTQEKGQCVGHDVERSIIPGLNDDNFQKLMALLRNGSSNAEKLTGKNKIVEEWILDRGASVHMTGRRDLFDWLRKWETACVGLPDGTKTVANKMGYDRTSRNPIGVGKLRNGVYYYKPLQGEKVNAVKVEEKYELWHRRLGHPSDRVLASIHSLGNNVMKGIEDYVYGKTPYEILFGEKPNYEHLRVFGSLCYAHKKSRSNDKFDARSRRCVFVGYPYGKKGWKLHDLETKEQFESRDVIFHETIFPFCQSSKGDKEQKFQNNGNIESYIEDDDVIVKKTCERESEKNIEREKGEENMETGEDQSQGEMLGRGHRQHKEPRHLQDYICYSARSLSTLCSKASSIQKVPSGKPYPIANYVTYTKFSVGHRAFLAAINIEKEPRTYKEAVIDNRWREAMAKEIEALETNQTWKVVDLPPEKKAIGCKWIYKIKYNADGSIERYKARLVAQGFTQIEGIDYQETFSPVAKMTSVRCFLAVAVAKRWELHQMDVNNAFLHGDLEEEVYMKLSEGFKATGKNKVCKLQKSLYGLKQASRQWFAKLTTALKEYGFQQSLADYSLFTYRRGNIVMNLLVYVDDLILAGNDNKVCEAFKNFLDRKSGIKNLGQLKYILGIEVARGKDGLFLSQRKYSLNIIKECGLLGARPVEFPMEENHKLALANGRLLNDPGMYRRLVGRLIYLTVTRPDLTYVVHVLSQFMQSPREEHLDATYRVVRYLKKGPGQGIVLKVDNDLQLYCYSDSDWASCPLTRRSISGCCVKLGTSPISWRCKKQGTISRSSVEAEYCSMAMAASELTWLKSLLASLGVLHDKPMKLYCDNKAALHIAANPVFHERTKHIEIDCHFV